One part of the Prionailurus bengalensis isolate Pbe53 chromosome B2, Fcat_Pben_1.1_paternal_pri, whole genome shotgun sequence genome encodes these proteins:
- the LOC122490578 gene encoding olfactory receptor 2W1-like: MNTNNGNATADFILLGFSDQPQVEHIISGVVFVFYIVTLVGNTTIILVSNLDSQLHTPMYFFLSNLSFLDLCYATSIIPQMLVNLWGPTKSITYGGCVLQFFFALDLGATECLLLAVMAYDRYAAVCQPLYYTIVMHPQLCQKMVLTAWLGGLGSALILCSLTLKLPRCGHREVDNFICEMPALLKLACVYSKVIEVIVYALGVIFLLVPLSLILISYAIITQAVMRIKSTARWRKVLNTCGSHLTVVTLFYGTIIYMYMKPQNSTSQDEGKFLTLFYTIVTPTLNPLIYTLRNKDVKNAVKRILYVRKCSAKS; encoded by the coding sequence ATGAACACAAACAATGGAAATGCCACAGCAGACTTCATCTTGCTGGGGTTTTCTGATCAGCCCCAGGTAGAACACATCATCTCTGGGGTTGTCTTCGTCTTCTATATTGTGACTTTGGTAGGAAACACAACCATCATCCTTGTATCTAACCTAGACAGCCAGCTCCATActcccatgtatttcttcctatCCAATTTGTCTTTTCTGGATCTCTGTTATGCAACTAGCATTATCCCACAGATGCTGGTAAATCTATGGGGTCCAACAAAGTCTATTACCTATGGAGGGTGTGTGCTCCAATTCTTCTTTGCCCTTGACTTGGGAGCCACAGAATGTCTTCTCCTAGCTGTGATGGCCTATGATCGCTATGCTGCTGTCTGTCAGCCTCTTTACTACACAATAGTAATGCACCCTCAGCTTTGCCAGAAGATGGTTCTCACTGCCTGGTTAGGTGGTCTTGGCAGTGCCTTAATTCTTTGCTCCTTGACTTTGAAGTTGCCAAGATGTGGGCACCGGGAGGTGGATAATTTTATTTGTGAGATGCCAGCATTGCTCAAGTTGGCTTGTGTCTACTCAAAAGTAATTGAGGTCATCGTCTATGCTCTTGGGGTGATATTTCTTCTAGTACCTCTATCACTAATTCTCATCTCATATGCAATTATCACTCAAGCTGTCATGAGGATCAAGTCAACAGCAAGGTGGCGTAAGGTCCTTAATACATGTGGTTCCCACCTCACAGTAGTAACTCTGTTTTACGGAACAATCATTTATATGTACATGAAGCCACAGAATAGCACATCTCAAGATGAGGGGAAGTTCCTTACACTCTTTTACACAATTGTCACACCCACCCTTAACCCTCTGATCTacacattaagaaataaagatgtgAAGAATGCAGTAAAGAGAATACTGTATGTGAGAAAATGTTCAGCAAAGTCATGA